In Abditibacteriaceae bacterium, the sequence GATGCCGTTGGCGATGTATTCGCCATTCGATAGCGCCGTTCCGTTTGAAATCAGGTCGAATGCGTCGCTGCCGTCGCCATAGAGAACGGTTATTTCCGTTCCGATCCCGGCGACGCTTGCGATGATCGGACCTGCCCGCGATTTCACGCTGACCGCCACCTTGTCCAAATGCGAACGCAAGTTTTTTGTGCTTGCAACAACGTCCTTTACTTGAACGATATCGCCCTGGCTGATGCCCACCTGGTCGACTTCAAGCAGCAGGTTATAGGTGTATGCCGCACCAGCTGGCACTTGGTTAAACCATTCCTGAACCTGCGCCCCGAACCCAAGCGCGCCCAGTGCGCGCCGCA encodes:
- a CDS encoding phage tail protein I, producing MSDRQLLPSNASAQEVALSGAVARVGDVPVPNRDLYNADKCPAPLLPWLAWALSLDEWNTQWTEAQKRQAIKDSIFVHRHKGTIGAVRRALGALGFGAQVQEWFNQVPAGAAYTYNLLLEVDQVGISQGDIVQVKDVVASTKNLRSHLDKVAVSVKSRAGPIIASVAGIGTEITVLYGDGSDAFDLISNGTALSNGEYIANGIKFN